The Fragaria vesca subsp. vesca linkage group LG2, FraVesHawaii_1.0, whole genome shotgun sequence genome includes a window with the following:
- the LOC101297906 gene encoding putative ribonuclease H protein At1g65750-like has translation MGLWHIWKWRCSFILDQNLKFPSWPSLIIHQFTRDYFEANKVDHSKPPRRVVELCWHFPPKDWFKLNVDGSLHKNTGIICARGVLRNDRGEWLNGFSAKLGIGQVLEAELWGLLKGMEMAWQHGCNSLEVEVDSLVAVKLVLSVIDHLHPLYSLITNCQESLSRNWNVSLIHDYRESNSVADLLASIGHGYELGCRFFSSPPNDVIPLLEADYSGFSKPRLVVF, from the coding sequence ATGGGGCTTTGGCATATATGGAAATGGAGGTGTAGCTTTATTTTGGATCAGAACTTGAAATTCCCAAGTTGGCCTTCCTTAATTATTCACCAGTTTACTAGAGATTATTTTGAGGCAAATAAGGTTGACCACTCAAAACCTCCACGACGAGTAGTGGAGCTTTGTTGGCACTTTCCGCCTAAGGATTGGTTTAAACTTAATGTTGATGGCAGCTTGCATAAAAATACTGGGATTATTTGTGCTAGAGGAGTCCTTCGGAATGATAGAGGTGAATGGTTGAATGGTTTCTCTGCCAAGTTAGGCATTGGACAAGTCCTTGAAGCTGAACTTTGGGGACTGTTGAAAGGAATGGAGATGGCATGGCAGCATGGTTGCAACTCTTTGGAAGTTGAAGTAGACTCTCTTGTTGCAGTCAAATTGGTCCTTTCTGTTATTGATCACCTTCATCCTCTCTACAGTCTTATAACAAACTGCCAGGAGTCTCTTAGTAGGAATTGGAATGTGTCTCTTATCCATGATTACAGAGAAAGTAATTCAGTGGCTGACTTGCTAGCAAGCATTGGTCATGGTTATGAGCTTGGGTGCAGATTCTTTAGCTCCCCTCCTAATGATGTTATCCCTCTCTTGGAAGCTGATTATTCCGGCTTTTCCAAGCCTAGATTAGTTGTGTTTTAG
- the LOC101291293 gene encoding F-box protein SKIP23-like, with protein sequence MAEWSLLPKELLEDIAKRLGSPFYLLRLRSVCSSWRSSFPPRPRRFPFLTNYGISDSTLGFHLSKRTVFLLASPKSPDRWLLKIEEDVPGRSHLLNPLSRSSPYPLPETFPKVLDLSRFRVFDLGEEYVLHHVNFRPLVNALGGAANLYREKVVFMCLGDESSDYVLLTIHVSGELALFNSVEKRWTIIHEMPSPYDDVILFRGQFYAVDGTGRTVRVGLDSRSPSLAANPVYGGDKKFLVESSGELLVVDMYLSDDQVDWDAEDEVSQVQLNGCIYERTVRFKVYKVDEGGQKLARMKSLGDRVLFLGDDCTFSASASELAGCKGNCIFFMDNFFYTSGEEEGTYKGRDIGVFDLDRGAITPLSDYPEAAKLFWPPPEWVSQTTSQVQTEFEGLAL encoded by the exons ATGGCGGAGTGGTCTCTACTCCCTAAAGAGCTCCTGGAGGACATCGCCAAACGCCTCGGCAGCCCATTCTACCTCCTCCGTCTCCGATCCGTCTGCTCCTCCTGGCGCTCCTCATTCCCTCCCAGACCTCGCCGCTTCCCCTTCCTCACCAACTACGGCATCTCCGACTCCACCCTCGGCTTCCACCTCTCCAAACGCACCGTCTTCCTCCTCGCCTCTCCCAAATCCCCCGATCGCTGGCTCCTCAAGATCGAGGAGGACGTCCCCGGCCGATCGCACCTCCTCAACCCTCTCTCTCGCTCCTCCCCCTATCCTCTGCCGGAGACTTTCCCCAAGGTACTGGATTTGTCTAGGTTTAGGGTTTTCGATTTGGGAGAGGAGTATGTTCTGCATCATGTGAATTTCAGGCCGTTGGTTAATGCTTTGGGCGGTGCTGCCAATTTGTATAGGGAGAAAGTTGTGTTCATGTGTTTGGGAGATGAGAGCAGTGATTACGTGTTGCTTACGATTCATGTGTCTGGGGAATTGGCTTTGTTTAACTCTGTGGAGAAGAGGTGGACTATAATTCATGAAATGCCGTCACCTTATGATGATGTTATATTGTTTAGGGGTCAGTTTTATGCTGTTGATGGCACAGGGAGGACTGTGAGGGTTGGATTGGACTCGAGGAGCCCCAGTTTGGCTGCCAATCCGGTGTATGGCGGCGACAAGAAGTTTTTGGTGGAGTCGAGTGGGGAGCTGTTGGTGGTGGATATGTACTTGAGTGATGATCAGGTGGATTGGGACGCGGAGGATGAAGTGTCTCAGGTGCAGTTGAATGGGTGCATTTACGAGAGGACGGTGAGGTTTAAGGTTTATAAGGTGGATGAAGGAGGGCAGAAGTTGGCGAGGATGAAGAGCTTGGGGGATAGGGTGTTGTTTTTGGGGGATGACTGCACCTTTTCTGCCTCGGCTTCGGAGTTGGCTGGTTGTAAAGGGAATTGTATATTTTTTATGGATAATTTCTTCTATACGAGTGGGGAAGAAGAAGGGACGTACAAGGGTCGTGATATAGGTGTGTTTGACTTGGATAGGGGTGCTATTACCCCCTTATCTGATTATCCAGAGGCTGCAAAGCTATTTTGGCCACCCCCTGAGTGGGTTTCACAGACAACATCTCAG GTGCAAACCGAGTTTGAAGGGCTAGCTTTGTGA
- the LOC101291583 gene encoding rop guanine nucleotide exchange factor 1-like — translation MGSVSSDDGSDQQSDRCGSYSLSADVSESESCSSFSCRRFDAEGASSSMTSSPRPAVPGIFGVQAPVMLPVIGGKDVVAWDDKPEKKDADLSEVEMMKERFAKLLLGEDMSGGGKGVCTALAISNAITNLSATVFGELWRLEPLAPQKKAMWRREMEWLLCVSDSIVELVPSIQQFPGGGTYEVMAMRPRSDLYVNLPAIKKLDAMLLSMLDGFCDTEFWYVDRGIIVGDSNENEGFMPSGRPSIRQEEKWWLPYPKVPPDALSGDARKKLQQCRDCCNQILKAAMAINSSVLAEMEIPRAYMESLPKNGKDCLGDIIYRYITADKFSPECLLDCLDLSSEHQTLEIVNRIEAAVHVWKQKDQKKQNNHVKAKRSTWGGKVKGLVSDTEKNHFLAQRAETLLQSLRHRFPGLPQTSLDMNKIQYNKDVGQSILESYSRVMESLAFNIMARIDDVLFVDDATKRCAAAESVSLFSRGGLGGVPIQKRMSPSPFSIQQTPYASPLATPTFCSSTPVIGSPGRTPLCVKRNIVKDAPDMKPEKLNAAEFEKVWSYAGNLSSRRSTGDAPERD, via the exons ATGGGGAGTGTGTCGTCGGACGACGGCTCCGACCAGCAGAGCGATCGGTGCGGGAGCTACAGCCTCAGCGCCGATGTGAGCGAGTCCGAGAGCTGTAGTAGCTTCTCGTGCCGGAGATTCGATGCCGAAGGCGCTTCTAGCTCAATGACGTCATCTCCTCGTCCGGCGGTGCCCGGGATTTTCGGCGTTCAGGCGCCGGTGATGCTTCCGGTGATTGGCGGGAAAGATGTGGTGGCTTGGGATGACAAGCCTGAGAAAAAAGACGCTGATTTATCAG AGGTTGAAATGATGAAGGAGAGGTTTGCTAAGCTTCTGCTGGGAGAAGACATGTCTGGAGGAGGAAAAGGGGTCTGTACTGCCCTTGCTATCTCAAATGCCATCACCAATCTCTCTG CTACTGTGTTTGGTGAGTTATGGAGGTTGGAGCCACTAGCACCACAGAAGAAAGCAATGTGGCGTCGAGAAATGGAGTGGCTCTTATGTGTGAGTGATTCAATTGTTGAGCTTGTACCTTCCATACAGCAGTTCCCTGGTGGAGGCACGTATGAAGTGATGGCGATGCGGCCACGCTCTGACTTGTATGTGAATCTCCCTGCTATTAAGAAGCTCGACGCAATGCTGCTTAGTATGCTTGATGGGTTCTGTGATACTGAGTTCTGGTATGTTGACCGGGGCATAATTGTGGGCGATTCTAATGAAAATGAGGGGTTCATGCCTAGTGGAAGGCCTTCAATTAGGCAAGAGGAGAAGTGGTGGCTGCCATATCCAAAAGTTCCGCCAGATGCATTATCTGGTGATGCAAGGAAGAAGTTGCAGCAGTGTAGGGACTGCTGCAACCAGATACTGAAGGCGGCTATGGCAATTAATAGTAGTGTACTCGCGGAGATGGAAATCCCTAGAGCATACATGGAGTCATTGCCTAAG AACGGGAAAGATTGCCTGGGTGATATCATTTATCGCTACATAACTGCTGACAAGTTTTCACCTGAATGCCTTCTGGATTGCCTGGACTTGTCATCAGAGCATCAAACTCTGGAGATTGTCAACAGGATTGAGGCAGCTGTGCATGTTTGGAAGCAGAAAGACCAGAAGAAACAAAATAATCATGTGAAAGCTAAACGGTCAACTTGGGGTGGCAAGGTCAAGGGCCTTGTTTCCGACACCGAGAAAAATCATTTCCTAGCTCAACGAGCAGAGACACTTCTGCAGAGTCTAAGGCATCGTTTCCCTGGTCTCCCACAAACTTCTCTGGATATGAACAAAATACAATATAACAAG GATGTGGGGCAGTCAATTCTGGAAAGCTACTCAAGGGTCATGGAGAGCTTGGCCTTTAACATAATGGCAAGGATTGATGATGTCCTCTTCGTAGATGATGCTACCAAGCGATGTGCTGCAGCAGAATCAGTGTCTCTCTTCAGCAGAGGAGGTTTAGGTGGTGTTCCTATCCAGAAGAGGATGTCTCCTAGCCCCTTTTCCATTCAACAGACTCCTTATGCCTCTCCATTAGCGACTCCAACCTTCTGCTCCTCCACTCCTGTTATTGGAAGTCCAGGTAGGACACCTCTTTGCGTAAAGCGGAACATCGTGAAAGACGCACCTGACATGAAACCTGAAAAATTAAATGCGGCTGAATTTGAGAAGGTGTGGTCGTATGCTGGAAACCTTAGCTCTAGAAGATCTACCGGAGATGCTCCTGAGCGCGATTGA
- the LOC101291000 gene encoding uncharacterized protein LOC101291000, which yields MEKKKQSTTVKDNKTKIFGNTALQLNDVEASCMVGGIVEKGFSDNPLSGPVAPPRPSVLHFPVARHRSEGPVSSKSLVNLIVAVKRFG from the coding sequence ATGGAGAAGAAGAAGCAAAGCACTACAGTCAAGGACAACAAGACCAAGATCTTCGGCAACACGGCGCTTCAATTAAACGATGTAGAGGCGTCGTGCATGGTCGGCGGTATCGTCGAGAAAGGCTTCTCCGATAACCCGCTATCGGGCCCCGTTGCTCCGCCCCGGCCCAGTGTTCTTCACTTCCCTGTTGCTCGCCACCGCTCCGAGGGCCCGGTAAGCTCTAAATCACTAGTTAATTTGATCGTCGCTGTAAAAAGATTTGGTTGA
- the LOC101298197 gene encoding uncharacterized protein LOC101298197 produces MGGEEGEGDSEDDEAIMDFDVVKNFAKPVVRKKKIEMEFSKIEMDVDEDRTSTVRETNKTSVRKNSANKPQRPLKPDLKNELVSVLDSNDMEIDVIREPPADDLGEERVPVSLESEIDAENRARLQEMSTEEIAQAQDEIMGRLDPALLQVLKRRGEEKLKKQRASGSDNKDQKASPSSHTAMPCVAATNISNHTWTDGLVPISGQAKGKLWNAWSERVEAVRGLRFSSVGTVVGHSLQQIPQVSLAERDYLRTEGDPGAAGYTIKEAVSLTRSLLAGQRDIALVLLSNVLNKALQNFHHNTRQDANKVDRSVDWEAIWAYALGPEPELVLALRMCLNDHHNSVVLQCARVIYYVLSCDVNETFFDVSEKLATLHKDAFTAPVFRSKPDIDVGFLHGGFWKYNAKPSNVLSIDEDIMDDETEGKRTIQDDIVVAGQDFAAGLVRMGILPALCYLLETNPTAALEEYILSILIAIARHSPKCANAIMICERLLQTVVSRFIAKDNIEIQPSKIKSVRLLKVLAQSDRKRCFDFIKKGSFQTLTWHLYQPTSFLDNWVKSGKEKCRLSSALMVEQLRFWKVCIQHGYCVSYFSEIFPCLCLWLNPPMLEKLIENGVLSEFASISKEAYLVLEALARRLPNLFTQKHHRNQMSEDSGDDTDFWSWSHVGPMVDIALKWIVWKNDPSVWALFDREEGKSGHLVSQDLSVTSLLWVFSAVMHMLSRVLERVIPDDTVHLHESCSLVPWLPEFVPKVGLEIIKNGFVGTDSNAGCSFIEKLCDLRQQGGYETSLATVCCLHGLLGIIINIDKLITLARAGAKTLPQNNMSSREEKLLKDGILKGSLVELKSAKNIFMKLVASEWHLVQSIEIFGRGGPAPGVGVGWGASGGGYWSGTVLLAQADARFLTDLIETLKIVPDFDILTEEGMMVIILAINSSLGICVTAGPTDGTFVKKVIKSLLDVSVLKYLDICIRRFLLSRGAKVFNWDCTEEDYMLLSNILASHFSNRWLSIKKKLKDSYSKNISDSKPLEKGKSSLDTIYEDIDTSGITSQDLVAEWAHQRLPLPICWFLSPVSTLCDSKTAGLKKSSKLQDLMQDPGDFLVVARAGLFFLLGIEALSSFLPAGILSPVKSVPLVWKLHSLSVLLLVGMGVLEEEKSRVSYEALQNLYGNLLHQARSHALSSESVNEHNLEILAFESEIHGTYSTFIETLVEQFSAVSYGDLIYGRQVAVYLHRCVESPVRLAAWNTLTNSRVLELLPPLENCFTDAEGYLEPVEDNSDILLAYVKSWNSGALDRAATRGSLAYTLVLHHLSAFIFESYTGDKLLLRNKLSRSLLQDFSSKQQHEVMMLNLIQYNKPSASQTIKREDEAAAGTAIAERLKLLSEACEGSSSLLTAVERLKSSLKISQF; encoded by the exons ATGGGAGGTGAGGAGGGTGAGGGTGATAGTGAGGATGATGAAGCTATAATGGACTTTGATGTTGTGAAGAATTTCGCAAAGCCAGTAGTGAGGAAGAAGAAAATAGAGATGGAGTTTAGCAAGATAGAGATGGATGTTGATGAGGATAGGACTAGTACTGTTAGGGAAACTAACAAAACTAGTGTCAGGAAGAATAGCGCGAATAAACCGCAGCGCCCGTTAAAGCCTGACCTGAAGAATGAACTGGTTTCAGTGCTGGACAGCAATGACATGGAAATCGATGTTATCCGGGAGCCTCCTGCTGATGATCTTGGAGAAGAGCGAGTGCCAGTTTCGCTTGAGAGTGAGATTGATGCGGAGAATCGTGCTAGGTTGCAAGAGATGTCAACCGAGGAGATTGCACAGGCACAGGATGAGATAATGGGGAGATTGGACCCTGCATTACTTCAAGTACTCAAAAGGAGGGGTGAGGAGAAACTGAAGAAGCAAAGGGCTTCCGGCTCAGATAACAAGGACCAGAAAGCTTCCCCTAGTTCTCACACTGCCATGCCTTGTGTGGCTGCTACAAATATCTCAAACCATACATGGACTGATGGTTTGGTGCCGATTTCAGGCCAAGCCAAGGGCAAGTTGTGGAATGCTTGGAGTGAGAGAGTCGAGGCCGTTAGGGGATTGAGGTTTTCCTCAGTTGGGACTGTTGTTGGACATTCTTTGCAGCAGATACCCCAAG TTAGTCTTGCAGAGCGTGACTACTTGCGTACTGAGGGAGATCCTGGTGCTGCTGGTTATACAATTAAAGAAGCAGTATCGCTCACTAGGAGTTTG CTTGCAGGACAACGGGACATAGCACTGGTTCTTCTTTCGAATGTGCTCAATAAGGCATTACAAAATTTTCATCATAATACCAGACAAGATGCTAATAAGGTTGACAGATCTGTCGACTGGGAGGCTATCTGGGCCTATGCACTCGGCCCAGAACCTGAACTTGTTTTAGCTCTTAG GATGTGCCTCAATGATCACCATAATTCCGTGGTTCTACAGTGTGCCAGAGTTATTTACTACGTATTAAGCTGTGATGTGAATGAGACCTTCTTTGATGTCTCAGAG AAATTAGCAACTCTTCATAAGGATGCTTTTACTGCCCCTGTATTTCGTAGCAAACCGGATATTGATGTTGGTTTCCTTCATGGTGGGTTCTGGAAGTACAATGCTAAGCCTTCTAATGTTCTTTCTATTGATGAGGATATTATGGATGATGAGACTGAAGGGAAGCGTACAATTCAGGACGACATTGTTGTTGCTGGACAAGATTTTGCTGCAGGTTTGGTGCGGATGGGAATCCTCCCAGCGCTTTGCTATCTTTTGGAG ACAAACCCTACAGCAGCTTTGGAAGAATATATACTTTCTATACTTATTGCTATAGCAAGGCATTCCCCAAAATGTGCGAATGCAATTATGATTTGTGAAAGGCTTCTCCAAACAGTGGTCAGCAGATTCATTGCAAAAGACAATATAGAAATTCAGCCTTCTAAAATTAAATCGGTTAGACTTTTAAAG GTGTTGGCACAATCTGATCGCAAGAGGTGTTTTGATTTTATAAAGAAAGGGAGCTTCCAAACTCTGACTTGGCATTTGTATCAACCTACATCCTTCCTTGACAACTGGGTAAAATCTGGAAAGGAAAAGTGTAGACTTTCATCAGCTCTGATGGTTGAACAACTGCGGTTTTGGAAGGTTTGCATTCAGCATGGATATTGTGTGTCATACTTCTCAGAAATATTTCCTTGCTTGTGCCTGTGGCTGAATCCACCTATGCTTGAAAAACTTATAGAGAATGGTGTTCTTAGTGAATTTGCTTCTATTTCTAAAGAGGCTTACCTTGTATTGGAGGCTTTGGCTAGAAGACTTCCAAATTTGTTCACACAGAAGCATCACAGGAATCAAATGTCAGAGGATTCTGGTGATGATACTGATTTCTGGTCTTGGAGCCATGTTGGTCCAATGGTTGATATAGCTCTGAAGTGGATAGTATGGAAGAATGATCCCAGTGTATGGGCTTTGTTTGACAGGGAAGAAGGGAAGTCTGGTCATCTTGTTTCCCAAGATCTATCGGTGACTTCCTTGTTGTGGGTCTTTTCAGCTGTCATGCATATGCTCTCCAGAGTACTTGAAAGAGTCATCCCAGATGACACTGTCCACTTGCATGAAAGTTGTAGTCTTGTGCCATGGCTTCCAGAGTTTGTTCCTAAAGTTGGCCTTGAAATTATTAAAAATGGATTCGTTGGAACAGATTCTAATGCAGGTTGCTCCTTCATTGAGAAACTGTGTGATTTGAGACAGCAAGGTGGTTATGAAACATCATTGGCTACTGTATGTTGCTTACATGGGTTACTGGGGATTATCATAAACATTGATAAGTTGATAACTTTAGCCCGGGCAGGTGCAAAAACGCTTCCCCAAAATAATATGTCATCAAGAGAAGAGAAATTACTCAAGGACGGTATACTTAAGGGGTCGTTGGTTGAATTGAAAAGTGCAAAAAACATTTTTATGAAATTAGTTGCTTCAGAGTGGCACCTTGTGCAATCCATAGAAATATTTGGTAGGGGAGGTCCTGCTCCTGGGGTGGGAGTTGGCTGGGGTGCCTCTGGTGGAGGATATTGGTCTGGTACTGTTTTGTTAGCCCAGGCAGATGCGAGGTTTCTAACTGACCTGATTGAAACTTTGAAAATTGTCCCTGATTTTGATATTCTCACAGAAGAGGGAATGATGGTCATTATACTGGCAATCAATTCATCTCTAGGAATCTGTGTAACTGCTGGCCCAACAGATGGTACTTTTGTGAAAAAGGTAATAAAAAGTTTGCTTGATGTCTCTGTTTTGAAGTATCTGGATATCTGTATTCGTCGTTTTCTCTTGAGTAGGGGAGCTAAGGTGTTCAATTGGGATTGTACAGAAGAGGATTACATGCTCTTGAGTAACATATTAGCTTCTCATTTCAGTAACAGATGGTTATCTATAAAGAAAAAGCTCAAAGATAGTTACAGCAAGAATATATCTGACAGTAAACCACTTGAGAAGGGTAAGAGTTCCCTCGACACCATATATGAGGACATTGACACATCAGGTATTACCAGTCAAGATTTGGTAGCAGAGTGGGCACACCAGAGACTACCGCTACCCATTTGCTGGTTTCTCAGTCCAGTCTCAACCCTTTGTGATAGCAAGACTGCAGGTCTTAAAAAATCTTCCAAGTTACAAGATCTCATGCAGGACCCCGGTGATTTTCTTGTAGTTGCTAGAGCTGGACTTTTCTTCCTTTTGGGTATTGAAGCACTGTCCAGTTTCCTACCTGCTGGTATACTCTCCCCCGTCAAGAGTGTACCGTTAGTATGGAAATTGCATTCACTGTCTGTACTCTTACTTGTTGGGATGGGCGTGCTTGAGGAGGAGAAGAGCCGGGTTAGTTATGAAGCTTTGCAAAATCTGTATGGGAATCTTCTTCATCAAGCAAGGTCACATGCCTTATCTTCAGAATCTGTAAATGAACATAACTTGGAAATTTTGGCATTTGAATCAGAGATTCATGGGACATACTCAACATTTATTGAGACTCTTGTGGAACAGTTTTCTGCTGTATCCTATGGTGATCTGATTTATGGCCGCCAAGTTGCAGTTTATCTTCACCGCTGTGTTGAATCTCCTGTGCGACTTGCTGCCTGGAATACACTAACTAATTCTCGTGTTCTTGAGCTTCTGCCGCCATTAGAGAATTGCTTTACTGATGCAGAGGGGTACCTCGAACCTGTTGAG GATAATTCTGATATTTTGTTGGCTTACGTGAAATCTTGGAATTCTGGTGCCCTGGATAGGGCTGCAACTCGAGGATCACTTGCGTATACACTTGTTCTCCATCACCTTTCAGCTTTCATATTTGAGTCGTACACGGGTGATAAACTATTGCTTCGGAATAAGCTCTCAAGGTCTCTTTTGCAAGATTTCTCCTCAAAGCAACAACATGAG GTTATGATGTTGAATCTTATTCAATATAACAAACCATCTGCATCACAAACAATCAAGCGAGAGGATGAAGCAGCTGCAGGGACTGCCATTGCGGAGAGGCTCAAGTTATTAAGCGAAGCTTGTGAAGGAAGTTCTTCACTTTTAACCGCTGTCGAGAGGCTAAAGTCTTCCTTAAAGATCAGTCAGTTTTGA
- the LOC101315192 gene encoding 26S proteasome regulatory subunit 4 homolog A-like produces MGQGTPGGLNRQGLPGDRKPDGNDKKEKKYEPAAPPARVGRKQRKQKGPEAAARLPTVTPLTKCKLRLLKLERIKDYLLMEEEFVTNQERLKPQEEKAEEDRSKVDDLRGSPMSVGNLEELIDENHAIVSSSVGPEYYVGILSFVDKDQLEPGCAILMHNKVLSVVGLLQDEVDPMVSVMKVEKAPLESYADIGGLDAQIQEIKEAVELPLTHPELYEDIGIRPPKGVILYGEPGTGKTLLAKAVANSTSATFLRVVGSELIQKYLGDGPKLVRELFRVADDLSPSIVFIDEIDAVGTKRYDAHSGGEREIQRTMLELLNQLDGFDSRGDVKVILATNRIESLDPALLRPGRIDRKIEFPLPDIKTRRRIFQIHTSRMTLSDDVNLEEFVMTKDEFSGADIKAICTEAGLLALRERRMKVTHPDFKKAKEKVMFKKKEGVPEGLYM; encoded by the exons ATGGGTCAAGGAACTCCGGGCGGTTTGAACCGGCAGGGCCTACCGGGCGACCGAAAGCCCGACGGCAACGACAAGAAGGAGAAGAAGTACGAGCCGGCGGCTCCGCCGGCCCGCGTCGGACGCAAGCAGCGCAAACAGAAGGGTCCAGAAGCGGCGGCACGGCTTCCGACGGTGACGCCGCTGACCAAGTGCAAGCTCCGGCTACTGAAGCTGGAGCGGATTAAGGACTATCTGCTGATGGAGGAGGAGTTCGTGACGAACCAGGAGCGGCTGAAGCCTCAGGAGGAGAAGGCTGAGGAGGACAGATCTAAGGTCGACGATCTACGTGGCTCGCCGATGAGCGTCGGAAATCTGGAGGAGCTGATTGATGAGAACCACGCGATTGTTTCGTCGTCGGTGGGGCCAGAGTATTATGTGGGGATCCTCTCGTTTGTGGATAAGGACCAGTTGGAGCCTGGGTGTGCGATTTTGATGCACAATAAG GTGCTTTCTGTTGTTGGGCTTCTGCAAGATGAAGTTGATCCAATGGTGTCAGTAATGAAGGTCGAGAAAGCTCCCCTGGAGTCATATGCTGACATTGGTGGACTAGATGCCCAAATACAGGAGATTAAAGAAGCAGTGGAGCTCCCGCTGACACATCCCGAACTTTATGAAGACATTGGTATCAGGCCTCCCAAGGGAGTTATTTTGTATGGAGAGCCTGGAACTGGCAAGACCTTGCTTGCGAAG GCTGTGGCAAACTCAACATCAGCAACTTTCTTGCGTGTTGTTGGTAGTGAATTGATTCAAAAGTACTTGGGAGATGGTCCCAAGTTAGTGAGGGAGCTCTTTAGGGTTGCTGATGATCTCTCGCCTTCGATTGTGTTCATTGATGAAATCGATGCAGTTGGTACAAAGAG GTACGATGCCCATTCAGGTGGTGAACGAGAAATACAAAGGACTATGTTGGAGTTACTGAACCAATTGGACGGCTTTGATTCGAGAGGTGATGTCAAGGTGATTCTTGCAACAAACAGGATTGAAAGTCTTGACCCAGCCTTGCTTCGACCAGGACGAATTGATAGAAAGATTGAATTTCCACTTCCGGATATCAAAACAAGGAGGCGCATCTTTCAG ATTCACACATCAAGGATGACATTGTCTGATGATGTTAACCTAGAGGAATTTGTCATGACTAAGGATGAGTTCTCTGGGGCTGATATAAAGGCTATATGCACCGAAGCTGGTCTTCTTGCATTGAGAGAGCGCCGAATGAAG GTGACACATCCAGACTTCAAGAAGGCCAAGGAGAAGGTTATGTTTAAGAAGAAGGAAGGTGTTCCAGAA
- the LOC101297321 gene encoding uncharacterized protein LOC101297321 — translation MRMKNLIVSHLIYDVHRVLPKQGMGDPWLAQADEQDEQECRNVRSRLHFWWVLHDWGDEECICILRNCREAIPKDKGKVIILEAIIEEDELEEDELTHVRLMLDMVMMAHTNTGKERTLKEWGYVLQQAGFSRHTVTPISAVQSVIQAFLFVPFGHFEPPSPGPQTQPPPSLSLSLSRFASLSLSRFSSFPLPLPIPICLLPLPICFLPSPYPDLPPSLSLSRFASFSPSTMRTHLGLAGLGFSFRSPLNLSLDGDILIDDDDDDDDDDDFEA, via the exons ATGAGAATGAAGAATCTGATTGTTTCCCATCTGATTTATGATGTGCACCGTGTACTTCCCAAACAGGGAATGGGTGACCCATGGCTGGCTCAGGCAGATGAGCAAGACGAGCAGGAGTGCAGAAATGTTCGTAGTCGGCTTCATTTCTGG TGGGTTCTTCATGATTGGGGCGACGAAGAGTGCATCTGTATACTTAGGAATTGTAGGGAAGCGATTCCTAAGGACAAAGGGAAGGTAATAATTCTGGAAGCTATTATTGAAGAAGATGAGTTGGAAGAAGATGAGCTCACACATGTGAGGTTGATGCTAGACATGGTGATGATGGCCCACACTAACACTGGCAAAGAGAGGACCTTAAAGGAATGGGGATATGTTCTTCAGCAAGCTGGCTTTAGCCGACACACAGTCACACCTATAAGTGCTGTCCAATCTGTTATTCAGGCTTTTCT GTTTGTGCCGTTTGGCCATTTCGAGCCTCCCTCTCCCGGCCCCCAAACACAGCCTCCTCCTTCCCTCTCCCTCTCCCTCTCCCGATTTGCCTCCCTCTCCCTATCTCGATTTTCGTCCTTCCCTCTCCCTCTCCCTATCCCGATTTGCCTTCTCCCTCTCCCGATTTGCTTCCTTCCCTCTCCCTATCCTGATTTGCCTCCTTCCCTCTCCCTCTCCCGATTTGCCTCCTTCAGTCCTTCCACAATGCGAACACATCTGGGTTTGGCTGGGCTTGGCTTCAGCTTCCGGTCGCCGTTGAATTTGAG TTTGGATGGGGATATCTTAATTGATGATGATGATGATGATGATGATGATGATGATTTTGAAGCATGA